The Vicinamibacteria bacterium genome includes a region encoding these proteins:
- a CDS encoding fumarylacetoacetate hydrolase family protein — MIRRLLLALSAATILTVTVALPVESAVEPVEKFKFGTIELDGAPTLALVLRDRFVVELNKANRALERRPFYAKITMPENMKELAGRYHLELQPRVYQIVNHLVETDQLDSVDRPAYVHDVKNVRILAPILRPSKVLNAAGNYYGHVSEGAQPEEYQRVIAQIRQDRGMPYLFHKLPSAIIGDGDPIWAPKGRPDVDWECEIGVVIGRPARYVTKDEAKNHIFGYTIEIDVSDRGGRGDERFGGSDWLIGKSHDTFAPMGPFVTPAEFIENPMDIWQKLTVNGVLMQDARSSDMIFNIYELIEYGSAITTLESGDVVAAGSTAGTARSLTVRDAPVPFLKPGDVVVASIEGIGSLHHEVIPEPDPPPPLYTGQPSSVTVSEPFKLGTFAIQGTPTLGLVLRDRYVVELDAANRDYELNPMHSPISMAKDMRELAGRYHLGLRDRLYQIVNHVTKPNMIDGQSRPSYVHDVARVRTLAPILYPGKILNAAANYYGHVGETGTPEEQAREAEARRRERGIPYLFIKTTSAGVSHPGDDIVMPRGRPSMDWECEIGVVIGQPAKRVSAADAKNYIFGYTIELDMSSRDGRRPGENRSDWFIGKGHDGHAPLGPYIVPAEFIEDPMSFTQKLTVNGKLMQDGSAKDMIHDIYELIEWGSAIVTLEPGDVIGAGSPAGTGMSRSVRPEQIFLKPGDVIVATIDGIGQLTHKIKAHEEAFPRRATTDSQP; from the coding sequence ATCGGGCTCTCGAGCGCCGTCCGTTTTACGCCAAGATCACCATGCCCGAAAACATGAAGGAGCTCGCGGGCCGCTACCATCTGGAGCTCCAGCCCCGCGTCTACCAGATCGTGAACCACCTGGTCGAGACCGATCAGCTGGATTCGGTCGATCGCCCGGCCTACGTTCACGATGTGAAGAACGTGCGCATTCTTGCTCCCATCCTGCGTCCCTCCAAGGTTCTCAACGCCGCCGGTAACTATTACGGCCATGTATCCGAGGGAGCTCAGCCCGAGGAATACCAGCGGGTCATCGCCCAAATTCGCCAGGATCGTGGAATGCCGTATCTGTTCCACAAGCTCCCCTCGGCGATCATCGGCGACGGCGATCCCATCTGGGCGCCCAAAGGCCGACCCGACGTCGACTGGGAGTGCGAGATCGGCGTCGTGATCGGACGACCGGCGAGGTACGTGACGAAGGACGAAGCCAAGAACCACATTTTCGGTTATACGATCGAGATCGACGTCTCGGACCGCGGAGGTCGTGGCGACGAGCGCTTCGGCGGCTCGGATTGGTTGATCGGCAAGAGCCATGACACCTTCGCCCCGATGGGACCCTTTGTCACTCCCGCAGAGTTCATCGAGAATCCCATGGACATCTGGCAGAAGCTCACCGTCAACGGCGTTCTCATGCAGGACGCGCGTAGCTCGGACATGATCTTCAACATCTACGAGCTCATCGAGTACGGTTCCGCCATCACGACGCTCGAGAGTGGGGACGTCGTGGCGGCGGGGAGCACCGCGGGTACCGCGCGTTCACTCACCGTACGCGATGCCCCCGTCCCCTTCCTGAAGCCGGGTGACGTCGTGGTTGCCTCCATCGAGGGGATCGGAAGCCTGCATCACGAGGTCATTCCCGAGCCCGATCCGCCTCCGCCGCTCTACACCGGGCAACCGTCGTCGGTCACGGTGTCCGAGCCGTTCAAGCTCGGCACGTTCGCGATCCAGGGAACGCCGACGCTCGGCCTCGTTCTCCGCGATCGCTACGTTGTCGAGCTGGACGCGGCGAACCGGGACTACGAGTTGAATCCGATGCATTCCCCTATCTCGATGGCCAAGGATATGAGGGAGCTCGCCGGCCGTTACCATCTCGGGCTGCGCGATCGGCTCTATCAAATCGTGAACCATGTGACGAAGCCGAACATGATCGATGGCCAGTCCCGTCCCTCCTATGTCCATGACGTCGCCCGCGTTCGTACTCTCGCACCGATCCTTTACCCGGGGAAGATCCTGAACGCCGCCGCCAACTACTATGGACACGTTGGGGAGACCGGAACTCCGGAGGAACAGGCTCGCGAGGCCGAGGCGCGCCGGAGGGAGCGAGGCATCCCTTACCTCTTCATCAAGACGACCTCCGCCGGAGTCTCGCATCCCGGCGACGACATCGTCATGCCCCGCGGGCGTCCGAGCATGGACTGGGAATGCGAGATCGGTGTCGTCATCGGACAGCCAGCCAAACGCGTCTCCGCCGCGGATGCGAAGAACTACATCTTCGGCTACACCATCGAGCTCGACATGTCCTCGCGCGACGGTCGTCGTCCCGGCGAGAATCGCTCGGATTGGTTCATCGGCAAAGGGCACGACGGGCACGCTCCGCTGGGTCCTTACATCGTTCCCGCCGAGTTCATCGAGGACCCGATGAGTTTCACTCAGAAGCTCACCGTCAACGGAAAGCTGATGCAGGATGGCAGCGCGAAAGACATGATCCATGACATCTACGAGCTCATCGAGTGGGGCTCGGCGATCGTGACGCTCGAGCCCGGCGACGTCATTGGGGCAGGGAGCCCTGCGGGAACGGGTATGTCACGAAGCGTGAGGCCGGAGCAAATCTTCCTGAAGCCCGGCGACGTCATCGTTGCCACGATCGACGGGATCGGCCAGCTCACCCACAAGATCAAGGCGCACGAGGAGGCGTTCCCGCGTCGAGCTACCACGGACTCGCAACCGTAA